A genomic segment from Candidatus Brocadia sinica JPN1 encodes:
- a CDS encoding efflux RND transporter permease subunit encodes MSSKFIHRPILSIVLSLIITLLGALALTKLPMEQFPSIAPPVVNVTIEFTGANAETVTKAVIVPLERAINGVPGMKYMSSIAGNDGMGIVQVIFEVGTDPDIAAVNVQNRVGTVVDELPAEVIKNGVKIAKEERAMLMYLDIFSTDTSLEEKFLYNFADINILPELKRIDGVSYVDILGAKEYAMRIWLKPDKMLTYNISTDDVLNALREQNVEAAPGTVGESSDKSAQALQYVIKYTGRYNTEEQYENIPVKSDADGGILRIKDIADVEFGTIYFDVESKLNGRPAASIMLKQLPGSNASEVINKVKKRIAEIKESTFVEGMDYAVSYDVSRFLDASVHKVLKTLIEAFLLVSLVVFIFLQDWRSTLIPALAVPVSLIGTLFFMQLLGFSLNLITLFALVLAIGIVVDNAIVVVEAVHAKMEHSNIGAKKATEKAMREISGAIIAITLVMSAVFIPTSFMTGPVGVFYKQFSITIAIAIVLSGISALTLTPALCALFLKNTHSKHKKENFLHYFFHGFNSWYGSLSARYQKLLGLIINRKVVTFSILLLFCAGTGIFGKLLPSGFIPNEDQGTFYASITTPPGSTLERTKEVVNEVQKTCEDVEAIESVSSLAGANILSDGTGATYGTCLINLKDWHDRKESVNDIIGLVAEKTKHIKDAEIEFFPPPAVPGYGNASGFELRLLDKTGSGDFKKMETVVNQFIKDLKDRPEISRAFTIFDASYPQYMVHIDNDKAAQKGVTVNDAMSTLQTLLGSEYATNFIRFGQMYKVMVQALPEYRAKPEDILKLYVKNNENKMVPLSAFMTMERIYGMDQITRYNMYQSAELNGEAASGFSSGSAIAAIQEVAKEKLPKGYGIDWAGITRDEILSGNEAIYIFLICLVFVYLLLSAQYESFLLPMPVILSLPTGIFGAFLLLMLMGLENNVYAQVAMIMLIGLLGKNAILIVEFASLKHREGRTPVQAAIEGATARLRPILMTSFAFIAGLIPLVLASGAGAVGNRTIGTAAAGGMLFGTIFGVIIIPGLYVVFATLAEGFVKKGVREEIAFTEVI; translated from the coding sequence ATGAGTTCGAAATTTATCCATAGACCCATTTTATCCATAGTGCTGTCTTTAATCATCACCCTGTTAGGGGCATTGGCTTTAACCAAATTGCCAATGGAGCAATTCCCCAGTATAGCTCCACCAGTGGTAAATGTTACCATAGAGTTTACCGGTGCCAACGCAGAAACCGTTACAAAAGCGGTCATTGTGCCTCTGGAACGTGCTATCAATGGTGTTCCGGGAATGAAGTATATGTCGTCTATTGCGGGAAATGATGGCATGGGTATAGTACAAGTTATTTTTGAAGTAGGTACCGACCCTGATATTGCCGCGGTAAATGTTCAAAACAGAGTGGGTACCGTAGTGGACGAACTTCCTGCGGAGGTAATAAAAAACGGAGTAAAAATTGCCAAGGAAGAGAGAGCTATGCTGATGTATTTAGACATTTTCAGCACGGATACATCTTTAGAAGAAAAATTCCTGTACAATTTTGCGGATATTAACATACTGCCAGAATTAAAAAGAATTGATGGGGTTAGTTATGTAGATATATTGGGAGCTAAGGAATATGCTATGCGTATCTGGTTAAAACCCGATAAAATGCTTACCTATAATATTTCTACCGATGATGTATTGAATGCATTACGGGAACAAAATGTAGAAGCTGCACCAGGTACCGTAGGGGAAAGTTCGGATAAGTCAGCACAAGCATTGCAATACGTAATAAAATACACGGGAAGGTATAATACTGAAGAACAGTATGAAAATATTCCTGTAAAATCGGACGCTGACGGAGGGATACTTCGCATAAAAGATATTGCTGATGTGGAATTTGGTACAATTTATTTTGATGTTGAATCTAAACTGAATGGCAGACCTGCCGCTTCCATTATGCTGAAGCAGCTGCCAGGTTCTAATGCCAGTGAAGTAATCAATAAGGTGAAAAAACGTATAGCTGAGATTAAAGAATCCACCTTCGTTGAGGGTATGGATTATGCGGTTAGTTATGATGTATCACGTTTTTTAGATGCTTCTGTTCATAAGGTGTTAAAAACTCTGATTGAGGCGTTTTTACTGGTATCATTGGTGGTATTTATTTTTCTGCAAGATTGGCGTTCGACACTCATTCCTGCTTTGGCCGTACCTGTTTCATTGATTGGCACGCTCTTTTTCATGCAGTTATTGGGTTTCTCTTTAAACCTTATTACACTTTTTGCATTAGTTCTTGCCATAGGCATTGTAGTGGATAATGCCATCGTGGTGGTGGAAGCAGTGCATGCAAAAATGGAACACTCAAATATTGGGGCAAAGAAAGCTACCGAAAAAGCGATGAGAGAAATAAGTGGCGCTATCATTGCAATTACCCTGGTAATGTCTGCAGTTTTTATTCCAACTTCCTTTATGACAGGCCCTGTTGGCGTTTTTTATAAGCAGTTTTCCATCACAATAGCTATAGCCATTGTTCTTTCAGGTATTAGCGCATTAACGCTTACTCCTGCGCTTTGTGCCTTGTTTTTAAAAAATACCCACAGCAAGCACAAAAAGGAAAATTTTTTACATTACTTTTTCCACGGCTTTAATAGTTGGTACGGAAGTCTTTCGGCAAGGTATCAAAAGCTCCTGGGCCTTATTATCAACCGCAAGGTCGTCACATTCTCCATACTGTTGCTCTTTTGCGCGGGAACGGGTATTTTCGGAAAACTCCTGCCTTCAGGGTTTATTCCCAACGAAGACCAGGGGACATTTTATGCCAGTATCACTACTCCTCCCGGATCAACTTTAGAAAGAACCAAAGAGGTAGTAAATGAAGTGCAAAAAACATGCGAAGATGTTGAAGCTATAGAGTCGGTTTCTTCCTTGGCAGGAGCAAATATCTTATCTGATGGAACAGGCGCCACTTACGGTACTTGCTTAATTAACTTAAAAGATTGGCACGACCGGAAGGAATCTGTTAATGATATTATCGGACTTGTTGCCGAAAAGACCAAACACATTAAAGACGCGGAAATTGAGTTCTTCCCTCCCCCAGCCGTGCCAGGCTATGGAAATGCCAGTGGTTTTGAATTACGATTGTTGGATAAAACCGGCAGCGGGGATTTTAAAAAAATGGAAACGGTAGTCAACCAGTTTATCAAAGACTTAAAAGACCGACCTGAGATATCAAGAGCTTTCACCATTTTTGATGCAAGCTACCCGCAATATATGGTTCATATTGATAACGATAAAGCTGCTCAAAAAGGGGTAACGGTGAATGATGCGATGAGCACATTACAAACCTTATTAGGAAGTGAGTATGCCACAAATTTCATCCGCTTTGGTCAAATGTACAAAGTGATGGTGCAAGCATTACCTGAATACCGGGCCAAGCCTGAGGATATCCTTAAGTTGTATGTAAAAAATAATGAAAATAAAATGGTGCCTCTATCGGCCTTTATGACTATGGAGCGCATCTATGGCATGGATCAGATTACCCGTTACAATATGTATCAATCCGCCGAGCTGAATGGAGAAGCTGCCAGCGGTTTCAGCAGCGGAAGCGCTATCGCAGCCATCCAGGAGGTAGCCAAAGAAAAATTACCGAAAGGTTACGGCATAGATTGGGCAGGTATAACGCGTGATGAAATACTATCAGGCAATGAGGCAATCTATATTTTTCTTATTTGTTTGGTATTTGTCTATTTGTTATTATCTGCACAGTATGAAAGCTTTCTCCTGCCCATGCCCGTTATTCTCTCTTTACCGACTGGAATATTCGGAGCATTTTTACTCTTGATGCTCATGGGTTTAGAAAACAATGTTTATGCCCAGGTAGCCATGATTATGCTTATCGGTTTGCTCGGTAAAAATGCCATCCTGATTGTTGAATTTGCCTCATTAAAACACAGGGAAGGACGAACACCCGTGCAAGCTGCCATTGAAGGGGCCACGGCGAGGTTGCGGCCAATTCTCATGACCTCATTTGCCTTTATCGCCGGGTTGATTCCTTTGGTGCTTGCATCTGGCGCAGGCGCTGTGGGCAACAGAACCATTGGCACAGCGGCAGCAGGAGGCATG